In Salinigranum marinum, one DNA window encodes the following:
- a CDS encoding transposase: MTELTETLELKLAEPNAHKHRKLCETKRAYQDALEAAFTANCTTQSAANDVVVNYNLSGYAKNALKKYVPQLCGGSYDAKELHDDHPVRFTNEGPKLDHKPQNAIEWYVKIPHHDDYNLWLPAQPNPEQREWLEALHAGDAEMGECRLFDRDGKWYFHIVATRDVEERETSSAETPIGVDIGEASLLTVCHRDERGSPTAPNLWNAEGKRVRQLRETYFTATRRLQKRGSERIAESYGDELWRHIDHILHTVTSEVVAYADQFENSVLVLEDLTHIRENMDYGAFMNRRLHGWGFAKMHAQIRYKAAEKGIRVETVNPAYTSKTCHCCGEQGYRPKQATFKCSNSGCWVSEYQADVNAALNIADRYLSGESHSREYTSGDDSAEEGGRLTIPQDSQADADTQQETLGTYAS; this comes from the coding sequence GTGACCGAACTCACCGAGACGCTGGAACTCAAGCTTGCGGAGCCGAACGCCCACAAGCACCGCAAACTCTGTGAGACGAAACGAGCGTACCAAGACGCGCTCGAAGCCGCGTTCACCGCCAACTGCACCACACAGTCAGCGGCCAACGACGTAGTGGTCAACTACAACCTGAGCGGCTACGCGAAGAACGCGCTCAAGAAGTACGTCCCACAGCTCTGTGGCGGAAGCTACGACGCGAAAGAACTTCACGACGATCACCCTGTCCGATTCACGAACGAAGGCCCGAAGCTTGACCACAAGCCACAGAACGCAATCGAGTGGTACGTCAAAATCCCGCACCACGACGACTACAACCTCTGGTTGCCCGCGCAACCGAATCCCGAACAGCGGGAGTGGTTGGAAGCGTTACACGCGGGAGACGCGGAGATGGGTGAGTGTCGGTTGTTCGACCGTGACGGTAAGTGGTACTTCCACATCGTCGCTACGCGAGACGTGGAAGAACGAGAAACCAGTTCGGCGGAGACGCCGATTGGGGTAGACATCGGGGAAGCCTCTTTGTTAACGGTGTGTCACCGTGACGAGCGCGGCTCCCCGACTGCTCCCAACCTCTGGAACGCAGAAGGCAAGCGAGTCAGGCAACTCCGTGAGACGTACTTCACGGCGACTCGACGCCTTCAGAAACGCGGAAGTGAACGAATCGCTGAGTCCTACGGTGACGAGTTGTGGCGACACATCGACCATATCCTTCACACGGTCACGTCGGAGGTCGTCGCCTACGCCGACCAATTCGAGAATTCCGTGCTGGTGTTGGAAGACTTGACGCACATCCGTGAGAACATGGACTACGGCGCGTTCATGAACCGGCGGCTTCACGGGTGGGGGTTCGCCAAGATGCACGCTCAGATTCGATATAAAGCGGCTGAGAAAGGCATTCGTGTGGAGACGGTGAATCCTGCGTACACCTCGAAGACGTGCCACTGCTGCGGAGAACAGGGCTACCGTCCGAAGCAGGCGACGTTCAAGTGTTCCAACTCGGGGTGTTGGGTTTCAGAGTACCAAGCAGACGTTAACGCCGCGCTCAATATTGCAGACCGCTACCTCAGCGGAGAGAGTCACTCAAGAGAATACACGAGTGGCGATGACTCGGCTGAGGAAGGGGGACGTTTGACCATCCCACAAGACAGCCAAGCCGATGCTGACACCCAGCAAGAGACGCTTGGAACGTATGCGTCTTGA
- the tnpA gene encoding IS200/IS605 family transposase, with protein sequence MKTTRHATYNLNYHIVWVPKYRQSVLVGDVATRVRDILHEIADEKGLEIIDLTVQPDHIHLFVSSPPKHAPSLLANWFKGISSRKYNHRHADHDGEKIKWARGYYAGTAGHVSSETVEKYIQRHEEDEQ encoded by the coding sequence ATGAAGACCACACGGCACGCAACATACAACCTCAACTACCACATAGTGTGGGTACCGAAGTACCGCCAATCGGTACTCGTCGGTGACGTTGCAACCCGTGTGCGAGACATCCTCCACGAAATAGCCGACGAGAAAGGGTTGGAGATTATCGACCTTACCGTCCAACCCGACCACATCCACCTGTTCGTCAGTAGCCCGCCGAAACACGCCCCCTCGCTTCTCGCCAACTGGTTCAAAGGCATCAGTTCTCGGAAGTACAACCACCGCCACGCCGATCATGACGGCGAGAAAATCAAGTGGGCACGCGGCTACTACGCGGGTACAGCGGGTCACGTTTCGAGTGAGACTGTCGAGAAGTACATCCAGCGCCACGAGGAGGACGAACAGTGA
- a CDS encoding deoxyribonuclease IV produces the protein MRVGAHVSISKGSHPNDDEKPPYGDLRNAVHRQVTFGGNCGQIFTHSPQVWQDPGIDSDEAEKFRSASAERLDGPWVIHSSYLVNLCTPKDGLREKSLDSMQKEIDAASQLGIEYVNVHLGAHTGAGVDRGLDNAISVLDDLSIPEAVTVLIESDAGSGTKLGGDFEHLATVVEGSEQDLDVCVDTAHAFAAGYDLSTAAAVDSVVAEFDDIVGLEHLKCIHLNDSKHACGTNKDEHAHIGEGHIGVEGMRRIVSHPALEDVPLVLETPTEDGRGFAWNIARVRELAAE, from the coding sequence ATGCGAGTAGGCGCACACGTCTCTATCTCCAAAGGCTCACATCCGAACGACGACGAGAAGCCTCCGTACGGCGACCTCCGAAATGCGGTCCACCGGCAGGTCACCTTCGGTGGCAACTGCGGGCAGATCTTCACCCACTCCCCACAGGTCTGGCAGGACCCCGGCATCGACAGTGACGAGGCCGAGAAGTTCCGGTCGGCGTCGGCCGAACGACTCGACGGCCCCTGGGTCATCCACTCGTCGTACCTCGTGAACCTCTGCACCCCCAAGGACGGCCTCCGCGAGAAGTCGCTCGACTCGATGCAGAAGGAGATCGACGCCGCGTCCCAGTTAGGCATCGAGTACGTCAACGTCCACCTCGGCGCCCACACCGGGGCAGGCGTCGACCGGGGCCTCGACAACGCCATCTCCGTCCTCGACGACCTCTCGATCCCCGAGGCGGTGACCGTCCTCATCGAGAGCGACGCGGGGTCGGGGACGAAACTCGGTGGCGACTTCGAGCACCTCGCCACCGTGGTCGAGGGGTCCGAACAGGACCTTGACGTCTGTGTCGACACCGCCCACGCGTTCGCCGCGGGGTACGACCTCTCCACGGCAGCGGCGGTCGACTCCGTCGTGGCCGAGTTCGACGACATCGTGGGCTTAGAGCATCTCAAGTGCATCCACCTCAACGACTCCAAACACGCCTGCGGGACGAACAAGGACGAACACGCCCACATCGGCGAGGGCCACATCGGCGTCGAGGGGATGCGCCGGATCGTCAGCCACCCCGCGCTCGAAGACGTCCCGCTCGTTCTGGAGACTCCCACGGAAGACGGCCGCGGCTTCGCGTGGAACATCGCCCGCGTGCGCGAACTCGCCGCCGAGTAG
- a CDS encoding redoxin domain-containing protein, which produces MAGGHQSGEESRATSVGDEPLAVGARPPAVRADLVDTDGSVSSVALSELTDDRPVLLCFYTMDFSPDCVKQWCSFRDFDWFASGDHVQVVGVSRSGVRLHREFISRFEIGFPLYADTDLALSDAFGVTYRTFGLTKRSRRSCFLVDSAGTVRYRWLSDHWLDPTRDLPPVSEIHETIVEEFGPEVDDFGF; this is translated from the coding sequence ATGGCCGGAGGACACCAGTCCGGGGAGGAGTCACGCGCGACGAGCGTCGGAGACGAGCCGCTTGCGGTCGGGGCGCGGCCGCCCGCGGTGCGCGCCGACTTGGTCGATACCGACGGTTCGGTCTCGTCGGTCGCGCTGTCGGAGCTCACCGACGACCGACCCGTCCTCCTCTGTTTCTACACGATGGACTTCAGTCCCGACTGTGTCAAGCAGTGGTGTTCCTTCCGGGACTTCGACTGGTTCGCGAGCGGAGATCACGTCCAGGTCGTCGGCGTCAGTCGGTCCGGCGTCCGACTTCACCGCGAGTTCATCAGCCGGTTCGAGATCGGCTTCCCGCTCTACGCCGACACCGACCTCGCGCTTTCCGACGCGTTCGGCGTCACCTACCGCACGTTCGGGCTGACGAAGCGCTCGCGGCGGTCGTGTTTCCTCGTCGACTCCGCCGGGACGGTCCGCTACCGCTGGCTCTCCGATCACTGGCTCGATCCGACCCGTGACCTCCCGCCCGTTTCGGAGATCCACGAGACGATCGTCGAGGAGTTCGGCCCCGAGGTCGACGACTTCGGTTTCTGA
- a CDS encoding biotin/lipoate A/B protein ligase family protein → MDTADREWRVIREESRPGPMQMALDEVAAETAAAGGPRTVRLYRWEPSCLSLGYHQAPDTVDWEWCAREGVDVTRRPTGGGGIYHDSVGDLSYSITAPREELPGGLMDCYHALLDPVLDGFSRVGVPVEFVSSEAPALYEPACYLRALNPAHDLVVAGDGRKVSGNAQYRQRDAVVQHGSITYSALADRHLSAFADPGRSAAEFADRVTGLDEHTDADRDAVVAAFEDALAAWCDADEGEWTDDEISRARERVNEKYASDEWVHRRPRARS, encoded by the coding sequence ATGGATACCGCCGACCGCGAGTGGCGCGTGATTCGAGAGGAGTCGCGCCCGGGACCGATGCAGATGGCGCTCGACGAGGTCGCCGCCGAGACGGCCGCCGCGGGCGGTCCCCGGACCGTTCGGCTCTACCGCTGGGAGCCGTCGTGTCTCTCGCTCGGCTACCACCAAGCGCCCGACACCGTCGACTGGGAGTGGTGTGCGCGCGAGGGGGTCGACGTCACCCGCCGCCCCACCGGCGGCGGCGGCATCTACCACGATTCGGTCGGCGACCTCTCGTACTCGATCACCGCCCCGCGCGAGGAACTTCCTGGGGGGCTCATGGACTGTTACCACGCGCTCCTCGACCCGGTGCTCGACGGCTTCTCCCGCGTCGGCGTCCCGGTCGAGTTCGTCTCCAGCGAGGCCCCCGCTCTGTACGAACCGGCGTGTTACCTCCGCGCACTGAACCCCGCCCACGACCTCGTCGTCGCCGGCGACGGCCGAAAGGTGAGCGGCAATGCCCAGTACCGCCAACGCGATGCGGTCGTCCAACACGGCTCGATCACGTACTCGGCCCTGGCCGACCGCCACCTGTCGGCGTTCGCCGATCCAGGGCGCTCGGCCGCCGAGTTCGCCGACCGCGTCACCGGCCTCGACGAACACACCGACGCCGATCGGGACGCGGTCGTCGCGGCGTTCGAGGACGCGCTCGCGGCGTGGTGTGACGCGGACGAGGGGGAGTGGACCGACGACGAGATCTCGCGCGCACGCGAGCGCGTGAACGAAAAATACGCGTCCGACGAGTGGGTCCACCGCCGCCCGCGTGCCCGCTCGTGA
- a CDS encoding AIM24 family protein, translating to MDLDQFVSENAPQEGGDGFQLENSKLLDVALDGSVMAKAGSMVSYTGDISFERKTEGGVTGMLKKKVTGEGAVMMQASGTGHLYLADQGKDVQIIELDPGEQISVNGNDILAFESSVNWDIKMMDSIAGSSSGGMFNVYLEGPGYIAITTHGKPLVVPTPVRTDPQATVAWSGNVSPSTKRDLNLKSFIGKSSGETFQLDFSQDGGFVIVQPFEERTPAQ from the coding sequence ATGGATCTCGATCAATTCGTCAGCGAGAACGCACCGCAGGAGGGTGGAGACGGTTTCCAGCTCGAAAACTCGAAACTGCTCGACGTCGCCCTCGACGGGAGCGTCATGGCCAAGGCCGGCTCGATGGTGTCGTACACGGGCGACATCTCGTTCGAGCGGAAGACCGAAGGCGGCGTGACCGGCATGCTCAAGAAGAAAGTGACCGGCGAGGGAGCCGTGATGATGCAGGCGTCGGGGACGGGCCACCTCTACCTCGCCGACCAGGGCAAGGACGTCCAGATCATCGAACTGGACCCGGGCGAACAGATCAGCGTCAACGGCAACGACATCCTGGCGTTCGAGAGCAGCGTCAACTGGGACATCAAGATGATGGACAGCATCGCCGGATCGTCCTCAGGCGGGATGTTCAACGTCTATCTCGAAGGGCCGGGCTACATCGCCATCACGACCCACGGCAAACCGCTCGTCGTTCCGACGCCCGTCCGGACGGATCCGCAGGCGACCGTCGCCTGGAGCGGTAACGTCTCCCCCAGCACGAAGCGCGACCTCAACCTCAAGAGCTTCATCGGGAAATCCTCGGGCGAGACGTTCCAACTGGACTTCTCCCAGGACGGCGGGTTCGTCATCGTCCAGCCGTTCGAAGAACGAACGCCCGCCCAGTGA
- a CDS encoding sugar O-acetyltransferase, producing the protein MPSEKEKMLDGELYDAGDPELVAEREWANDLTRRYNETRAGDRERRRELLEALFGSLGDDCVVEPPFRCDYGSNVHVGENFYANFDCVVLDVCPVEIGRNCLVGPGVHIYAASHPLRREEGAKDPEYGKPVTIGDDVWIGGRAVINPGVTVGDEAVVGSGAVVTDDVPAGVVVQGNPATVVREIE; encoded by the coding sequence ATGCCCTCGGAGAAAGAGAAGATGCTCGACGGCGAACTGTACGACGCGGGCGACCCCGAACTCGTCGCCGAGCGCGAGTGGGCGAACGACCTCACCCGGCGGTACAACGAGACGCGGGCGGGCGACCGCGAGCGACGGCGGGAACTGCTCGAAGCGCTGTTCGGGTCGCTCGGCGACGACTGCGTCGTCGAGCCGCCGTTTCGGTGCGACTACGGCTCCAACGTCCACGTCGGCGAGAACTTCTACGCGAACTTCGACTGCGTCGTGCTGGACGTCTGCCCGGTGGAGATCGGGCGGAACTGTCTGGTCGGTCCGGGCGTGCATATCTACGCCGCGTCACACCCACTCCGACGGGAGGAGGGGGCCAAGGATCCGGAGTACGGCAAACCGGTGACGATCGGTGACGACGTCTGGATCGGGGGGCGTGCCGTGATCAACCCGGGGGTGACCGTCGGCGACGAGGCCGTCGTCGGATCGGGGGCCGTCGTCACCGACGACGTGCCGGCCGGCGTCGTCGTCCAAGGGAACCCGGCAACAGTAGTAAGAGAGATCGAATAA
- a CDS encoding serine/threonine-protein kinase RIO2, with protein sequence MVRNVAGLIAELEPEDFYLLSGVEQGMRFSEWVDRGKLPEYANLTPENVDYRLDRCMSRDLVQRKTIQYEGYQLTFEGYDALALRTFAQRDTIQGVGAPLGVGKESDVLEVQSYKPLALKFHREGYTNFREVNKEREYTADHHHVSWLYTARKAAEREHEVLTELYPDVRVPRPVDHNRHAIVMEKFAGVELGRAKLESSQAVGVLDLVLSELATAYEAGYVHADMSEYNVAVSSEGITVFDWPQAVPTDHDNARELLARDVRNVVGFFRRKYPGTVPEIDAASVTDRIARGAFESVRTDA encoded by the coding sequence ATGGTGCGGAACGTCGCTGGGCTGATCGCCGAACTCGAACCCGAGGACTTCTATCTCCTCTCGGGCGTCGAGCAGGGGATGCGGTTTTCCGAGTGGGTCGACCGCGGGAAGCTCCCGGAGTACGCGAACCTGACGCCCGAGAACGTCGATTACCGGCTCGACCGGTGTATGAGTCGCGATCTCGTCCAGCGAAAGACGATCCAGTACGAGGGGTACCAGCTCACCTTCGAGGGGTACGACGCCCTGGCGCTGCGGACGTTCGCCCAGCGCGACACCATCCAGGGGGTCGGCGCTCCGCTGGGAGTGGGCAAGGAGAGCGACGTGCTCGAGGTACAGTCGTACAAACCCCTCGCGTTGAAGTTCCACCGGGAGGGGTACACGAACTTCCGGGAGGTCAACAAGGAGCGGGAGTACACGGCCGACCACCACCACGTCTCGTGGCTCTACACCGCCCGTAAGGCCGCCGAGCGCGAACACGAGGTCCTCACCGAACTGTACCCCGACGTCAGGGTGCCGCGCCCGGTCGACCACAACCGTCACGCCATCGTGATGGAGAAGTTCGCCGGCGTCGAACTCGGGCGCGCGAAGCTCGAGTCGTCCCAGGCCGTCGGCGTGCTCGATCTCGTCTTGAGTGAGTTGGCGACGGCGTACGAGGCGGGCTACGTCCACGCCGACATGTCGGAGTACAACGTCGCCGTCTCCTCGGAGGGGATCACCGTGTTCGACTGGCCGCAGGCCGTCCCGACCGACCACGACAACGCACGGGAGCTGCTCGCGCGCGACGTGCGCAACGTGGTCGGCTTCTTCCGCCGCAAATACCCGGGAACGGTCCCCGAGATCGACGCCGCGAGTGTGACCGACCGGATCGCACGCGGCGCGTTCGAATCCGTCCGGACGGACGCCTGA
- a CDS encoding L-lactate dehydrogenase, producing the protein MSTRRTRGKVAVVGVGSVGAATAFSLMSSGVASELVLVDIDEEKAEGERMDLSHGAYFTPPVDITTGDYDDCRDADVVVVTAGTNQRPGESRLDLLERNAGIFEEMIPQITAELADDSILLIVTNPVDVLSYVSWTVSDLPTERVIGSGTVLDTSRFRHVMSRVCDVDPKNVHGYVVGEHGDSEVMLWDSTNVAGVPFETYAEAHCGGLSEVDKAEMEREVREAAYEIIERKGATNYAIALATTEIVEAILRDENSILTVSTHLDGEYGVDDVYASVPCVVNRDGVRNVVEHDLSADERAAFVESAGVLAENLDELGHRQ; encoded by the coding sequence ATGTCGACCAGACGGACGCGCGGAAAAGTCGCAGTAGTGGGCGTCGGAAGCGTCGGCGCGGCGACCGCGTTCTCGCTGATGAGCAGCGGCGTCGCGAGCGAACTCGTGCTCGTCGACATCGACGAGGAGAAGGCCGAAGGCGAGCGGATGGACCTCAGCCACGGGGCGTACTTCACTCCCCCGGTGGACATCACGACCGGGGACTACGACGACTGCCGGGATGCCGACGTGGTGGTCGTCACGGCAGGGACGAACCAGCGCCCGGGCGAGAGTCGCCTCGACCTGCTGGAGCGCAACGCGGGCATCTTCGAGGAGATGATCCCGCAGATCACGGCGGAACTCGCCGACGACAGTATCCTCCTGATCGTGACGAACCCCGTCGACGTGCTGTCGTACGTCTCGTGGACCGTGTCGGACCTGCCGACGGAACGCGTCATCGGGTCGGGGACGGTCCTCGACACGTCGCGGTTCAGACACGTCATGAGCAGGGTGTGTGACGTCGATCCGAAGAACGTCCACGGCTACGTCGTCGGGGAGCACGGCGACAGCGAAGTGATGCTCTGGGACTCGACGAACGTGGCGGGCGTGCCGTTCGAGACGTACGCCGAGGCCCACTGTGGGGGCCTCTCGGAGGTCGACAAAGCGGAGATGGAGCGAGAGGTCAGGGAGGCCGCGTACGAGATCATCGAGCGGAAGGGGGCGACGAACTACGCCATCGCGCTGGCCACGACCGAGATCGTCGAGGCGATCCTCCGCGACGAGAACTCGATCCTGACCGTCTCGACCCACCTCGACGGGGAGTACGGTGTCGACGACGTGTACGCGAGCGTCCCCTGTGTGGTCAACCGCGACGGTGTCCGGAACGTCGTCGAGCACGACCTCTCGGCGGACGAACGGGCGGCGTTCGTGGAGTCGGCGGGCGTCCTCGCGGAGAACCTGGACGAACTCGGTCACCGCCAGTAG
- a CDS encoding DNA methyltransferase, protein MTDSPSDGAPADDASDDLKPHQRRVDGRGVYDERNRVNDLTGREWKYATKSVIAESYPPDVQHDLRSEHGGQKPPRLCMDLIERFSKAGDRVLDPFAGVGGTLLGASLAAYESTGRREAIGFERVGRWVDLYHDVLDRENRERRGAGKGTLATQELRHGDCAELVDYLDADSVDLLLTDVPYWSMDTVEQTRNPDRTRESKLGQFDADAAADPTSKDEWLADMASKFETFRRVLREGAYVLVFIGDMYRDSSFHFLAADLARELESTGLTLKADLIWYDPAKSLHVYGYPFAFVPSMVHQHVLVLREE, encoded by the coding sequence ATGACAGATAGTCCGTCCGACGGTGCGCCCGCGGACGACGCGTCCGACGACCTGAAACCCCACCAACGGCGCGTCGACGGCCGCGGGGTCTACGACGAGCGCAACCGCGTCAACGACCTCACCGGCCGGGAGTGGAAGTACGCGACCAAATCCGTCATCGCCGAGTCGTATCCGCCCGACGTGCAACACGACCTCCGAAGCGAACACGGCGGACAGAAGCCGCCCAGGCTCTGTATGGATCTCATCGAGCGGTTCAGCAAGGCGGGCGACCGCGTCCTAGACCCCTTCGCCGGCGTCGGCGGGACGCTGCTCGGGGCGAGCCTCGCCGCCTACGAGAGCACCGGCCGCCGGGAAGCGATCGGCTTCGAGCGCGTGGGCCGATGGGTCGACCTCTACCACGACGTGCTGGACCGCGAGAACCGCGAGCGCCGCGGCGCCGGGAAGGGGACGCTCGCCACCCAGGAGTTGCGCCACGGGGACTGTGCCGAACTCGTCGATTACCTCGACGCCGACAGCGTCGACCTCCTGCTGACCGACGTTCCGTACTGGTCGATGGACACGGTCGAACAGACGCGCAACCCCGACCGGACGAGAGAGAGCAAACTCGGACAGTTCGACGCCGACGCTGCCGCCGACCCCACGTCGAAGGACGAGTGGCTCGCGGATATGGCCTCGAAGTTCGAAACGTTTCGGCGAGTGCTCCGCGAGGGCGCGTACGTGCTCGTCTTCATCGGTGACATGTACCGCGACTCCTCATTTCACTTCCTCGCCGCCGATCTCGCGCGGGAACTCGAATCGACGGGGCTCACGCTGAAGGCCGACCTGATCTGGTACGATCCCGCCAAGTCGCTCCACGTCTACGGCTACCCGTTCGCGTTCGTCCCGTCGATGGTCCACCAGCACGTCCTCGTCCTCCGCGAGGAGTAA
- a CDS encoding PAS domain S-box protein, with amino-acid sequence MDGDSATEAALQCLRASRGEPMTASEVAETVGCVRRTAHKHLTSLAESGAVETKKVGARARIWWAPKASEEVYQRITDAFFAVDTDWQFTYLNEQAEQLLGRAANELVGESVWEQFPEAVDSTFEGEYRRAMRTQTSVSFEEHYPPLDTSFAVEAYPSETGLSVYFRDVTERIRRERELRDRIHQQRVVAQLGQRALATTDVDGFMCHVCETVADTLDTAYSKVLDLDPTADRLHLRAGVGWDDGVVGTATVPSDTNSQAGYTLQRREPVRVAELSTETRFTGPALLTDHGVESGISVIIGSPAEPWGILGAHDTVAREFTERDADFVRSVAALLASAVDRRERERELERYETVFETLSDGVYAVDPDGELTLVNEAYVRMTGVPRAELLGSHVSRLVDDDVRTAAKELERALVSGECDQATLEAELTGGDGDAFPAEATFALLEADDEYERVAVVRDVTERKRHEAILQEQRDRFERFTRSALRVFDALRGVIRAETRDGIERAVCDRLSDGEPYRTAALGPVRWDADAVTTPDGDTWTAGGWRAGVPELVAEATSGERSVAVEGATAAVELVYDERSFGALVLRTDREDGFEGREQSLLVEFGNAVGLAVSAVERKDVLVNDSVATLEFGSGALAEPFTRAVGPDASFEFVADNVVPVGDDTYVSHYSVEGVPSEAFVEAAESFPAVERARVLDSHSDGYRVELQTTESALGPQFRRFDGRVRSLSLDGGELRCTVDLPPGNVREAVGAVTTTHPDLDLRAQRTTNRDTRSPATFGSTVQERLTERQRTALELAYFGGYFEWPRTTDGEALSSTMDITPPTFHKHLGLAERQVLDVLYGTGKAN; translated from the coding sequence ATGGACGGCGACAGCGCCACTGAGGCGGCCCTCCAGTGTCTCCGTGCGAGCCGTGGCGAACCGATGACCGCGAGCGAAGTCGCCGAGACGGTCGGCTGCGTGCGGCGAACCGCCCACAAACACCTCACGTCGTTGGCCGAGTCCGGCGCCGTGGAGACGAAGAAGGTCGGCGCGCGTGCCAGGATCTGGTGGGCTCCGAAAGCGAGCGAGGAGGTGTACCAGCGGATCACGGACGCGTTCTTCGCCGTCGACACCGACTGGCAGTTCACCTACCTCAACGAACAGGCCGAACAGCTCCTCGGGCGGGCGGCGAACGAGCTCGTCGGCGAGTCGGTGTGGGAGCAGTTCCCCGAGGCGGTCGACTCCACCTTCGAGGGGGAGTACCGTCGCGCGATGCGGACGCAGACGTCCGTGTCGTTCGAGGAGCACTACCCCCCGCTGGACACCAGTTTCGCCGTCGAAGCGTACCCCTCCGAGACGGGGCTCTCCGTGTACTTCCGAGACGTCACGGAGCGGATCCGTCGCGAACGGGAGCTCCGCGACCGGATCCACCAGCAACGGGTCGTGGCGCAACTCGGCCAGCGCGCATTAGCCACCACCGACGTCGACGGGTTCATGTGCCACGTCTGCGAGACGGTCGCCGACACCCTCGACACCGCCTACTCCAAGGTGCTCGACCTCGATCCGACGGCGGACCGACTCCACCTGCGGGCGGGCGTCGGCTGGGACGACGGCGTCGTCGGCACGGCGACCGTCCCGTCGGACACGAACTCGCAGGCGGGGTACACACTGCAACGACGCGAACCGGTCCGCGTCGCGGAGCTGTCGACCGAGACGCGCTTCACCGGGCCCGCCCTGCTCACGGACCACGGCGTCGAAAGCGGGATCAGCGTGATCATCGGCTCGCCGGCAGAGCCGTGGGGGATTCTGGGGGCGCACGACACGGTCGCGCGGGAGTTCACCGAGCGGGACGCCGACTTCGTCCGCAGCGTCGCCGCGCTGCTGGCGAGCGCTGTCGACCGACGCGAGCGCGAACGCGAGCTGGAACGGTACGAGACGGTGTTCGAGACGCTCAGCGACGGCGTCTACGCAGTCGACCCCGACGGGGAGCTGACCCTCGTGAACGAGGCGTACGTCCGGATGACGGGCGTTCCCCGCGCGGAACTGCTCGGCTCGCACGTCTCTCGCCTCGTCGACGACGACGTCCGGACGGCCGCGAAGGAACTCGAGAGGGCGCTCGTGAGCGGCGAGTGCGACCAGGCCACGCTGGAGGCGGAGTTGACGGGCGGCGACGGGGACGCGTTCCCGGCGGAGGCGACGTTCGCCCTGCTGGAGGCCGACGACGAGTACGAACGCGTCGCGGTCGTCCGCGACGTCACCGAGCGGAAGCGACACGAGGCGATCCTACAGGAGCAACGCGACCGGTTCGAACGCTTCACCCGGAGCGCGCTCCGGGTGTTCGACGCCCTCCGCGGCGTCATCCGCGCAGAGACGCGTGACGGCATCGAACGGGCGGTCTGCGACCGGCTCAGCGACGGCGAGCCGTACCGGACGGCCGCGCTCGGGCCGGTGCGCTGGGACGCCGACGCGGTCACGACGCCCGACGGCGACACGTGGACGGCCGGCGGCTGGCGCGCGGGCGTCCCGGAACTCGTGGCCGAGGCGACGAGCGGCGAGCGGAGCGTCGCCGTCGAGGGGGCCACGGCGGCCGTCGAACTGGTCTACGACGAGCGGAGCTTTGGCGCGCTCGTCCTCCGGACCGACCGCGAAGACGGGTTCGAGGGGCGCGAACAGTCGCTGCTCGTCGAGTTCGGGAACGCGGTCGGACTCGCGGTCAGCGCCGTCGAGCGAAAGGACGTCCTCGTCAACGACAGCGTGGCGACGCTCGAGTTCGGCTCGGGGGCGCTCGCCGAGCCGTTCACGCGCGCCGTCGGTCCCGACGCGTCGTTCGAGTTCGTCGCCGACAACGTCGTGCCCGTCGGCGACGACACGTACGTCAGCCACTACAGCGTCGAGGGAGTCCCGTCGGAGGCGTTCGTCGAGGCGGCGGAGTCGTTCCCGGCCGTCGAGCGCGCCCGGGTGCTCGACAGCCACAGCGACGGCTACCGCGTGGAGCTACAGACCACGGAGTCGGCGCTCGGGCCGCAGTTCAGGCGGTTCGACGGGCGGGTTCGATCGCTCTCGCTCGACGGCGGTGAGTTGCGCTGTACGGTCGACCTGCCGCCGGGGAACGTCCGCGAGGCCGTCGGGGCGGTCACGACGACCCATCCCGACCTCGATCTGCGTGCCCAGCGGACGACGAACCGCGACACGCGATCCCCGGCGACGTTCGGCTCGACGGTCCAAGAGCGCCTCACCGAACGGCAACGGACCGCGCTCGAACTCGCGTACTTCGGCGGCTACTTCGAGTGGCCCCGGACGACCGACGGCGAGGCGCTGTCGTCGACGATGGACATCACGCCGCCGACGTTCCACAAACACCTCGGTCTCGCGGAACGACAGGTGCTCGACGTGCTGTACGGGACGGGAAAGGCTAACTAG